The DNA segment TCGATTTTTTACAGCGGCACTCTGGCAGATCATCAAGTGATCGTCACCCGCTCTGGCATTGGCAAAGTCGCTGCCAGCATCGCCACCACGCTATTAATCGCTAAATATCAGCCTGAAGCCATTATCAACACTGGCTCTGCGGGTGGCTTTGTGGATCATTTATCGATTGGCGACATC comes from the Iodobacter fluviatilis genome and includes:
- the mtnN gene encoding 5'-methylthioadenosine/S-adenosylhomocysteine nucleosidase, which translates into the protein MFYSGTLADHQVIVTRSGIGKVAASIATTLLIAKYQPEAIINTGSAGGFVDHLSIGDIVISSEVRHHDVDVTAFGYEIGQMAQQPAAFTPDADLVAAAHRAVASLGQV